In Spirochaeta thermophila DSM 6578, the following proteins share a genomic window:
- a CDS encoding V-type ATP synthase subunit A has product MITGRVVGVNGNMVRVEVDGNVRMNEVAYVCVEDKKLKSEVIRIRGKHAELQVFEITRGIGVGDLVEFTGELLSVKLGPGLLAQIYDGLQNPLPELAQKCGFFLERGVYVDPLDPEKRWAFTPVAKPGDVVTGGDTLGTVPEGIFQHRIMVPFNMREQYTVRRVVPAGDYTVNDVVAEVEDPQGEVYPLTMSFYWPVKVPITAYVERLQPTEPMVTKIRIIDTFFPVARGGTYCIPGPFGAGKTVLQQITSRNAEVDIVIIAACGERAGEVVETLREFPELIDPRTGRTLMERTVIVCNTSSMPVAAREASVYTAVTLAEYYRQMGLNCLLLADSTSRWAQAMREMSGRLEEIPGEEAFPAYLESVIASFYERAGVVRLKDGSLGSVTIGGTVSPAGGNFEEPVTQATLKVVGAFHGLSRERSDARKYPAIHPLESWSKYRGVTDPAKTEYARKVLFDGNEVAQMMKVVGEEGTTLEDFVTYLKAEFLDNVYLQQDAFDPVDAAVGVERQRHTFDIVFDILSALYSFTSKEEARRFFALLTQKFKDYNTSEWDSADFRRLESEIRAMVEEKTTGRDEEAEYILSRKVESHA; this is encoded by the coding sequence ATGATTACAGGAAGAGTCGTGGGCGTCAACGGAAACATGGTGCGCGTGGAGGTGGACGGCAACGTCCGCATGAACGAGGTGGCGTACGTGTGTGTGGAGGACAAGAAACTCAAGTCCGAGGTCATCCGGATCAGGGGGAAGCACGCCGAGCTCCAGGTCTTCGAGATCACCAGGGGGATCGGCGTGGGAGACCTGGTGGAGTTCACGGGGGAACTCCTCTCCGTAAAGCTCGGACCCGGCCTCCTCGCCCAGATCTACGACGGGCTCCAGAACCCCCTTCCCGAACTCGCCCAGAAGTGCGGGTTCTTCCTCGAGCGGGGGGTGTATGTGGATCCCCTCGATCCCGAGAAGCGGTGGGCATTCACCCCTGTGGCGAAGCCGGGAGATGTGGTGACCGGGGGGGATACCCTCGGTACGGTGCCCGAGGGCATCTTCCAGCATCGGATCATGGTCCCCTTCAATATGAGGGAGCAGTACACCGTCAGACGGGTGGTGCCTGCCGGCGACTACACGGTGAACGACGTGGTGGCCGAGGTGGAAGACCCGCAGGGCGAGGTGTACCCCCTCACGATGTCGTTCTACTGGCCGGTGAAGGTACCCATCACTGCCTATGTGGAACGTCTCCAGCCCACTGAACCCATGGTGACCAAGATCCGCATCATCGACACCTTCTTCCCCGTGGCGCGCGGTGGTACCTACTGTATTCCCGGGCCGTTCGGAGCAGGGAAGACGGTCCTCCAGCAGATCACCAGCCGGAACGCCGAGGTCGATATCGTGATCATCGCGGCCTGCGGCGAGCGGGCGGGCGAGGTCGTGGAGACCCTGCGGGAGTTTCCAGAACTCATCGATCCGCGTACCGGACGAACCCTCATGGAGCGCACCGTGATCGTGTGCAACACCAGCTCCATGCCGGTGGCGGCCAGGGAGGCCTCGGTGTACACCGCGGTCACGCTCGCCGAGTACTACCGGCAGATGGGGCTCAACTGTCTGCTCCTCGCGGACTCCACCTCGCGCTGGGCGCAGGCCATGCGCGAGATGTCGGGCAGGCTCGAGGAGATCCCGGGAGAGGAGGCCTTCCCCGCCTATCTCGAGTCGGTGATCGCGAGCTTCTACGAGCGGGCGGGGGTCGTCCGGCTCAAGGACGGTTCCCTCGGTTCGGTGACCATCGGGGGCACGGTGAGCCCGGCGGGAGGGAACTTCGAAGAGCCGGTGACACAGGCCACCCTCAAGGTCGTGGGGGCCTTCCACGGTCTCTCGCGGGAGCGCTCCGATGCCCGTAAGTATCCTGCGATTCATCCCCTCGAGAGCTGGAGCAAGTACCGGGGGGTGACCGATCCGGCGAAGACCGAGTATGCGCGCAAGGTCCTCTTCGACGGGAACGAGGTGGCCCAGATGATGAAGGTGGTGGGTGAGGAGGGAACCACGCTCGAAGACTTCGTCACCTATCTCAAGGCGGAGTTCCTGGACAACGTCTACCTCCAGCAGGACGCCTTCGATCCTGTGGACGCGGCGGTGGGCGTGGAACGGCAACGCCACACCTTCGACATCGTCTTCGACATCCTGAGCGCCCTCTATTCCTTCACTTCCAAGGAGGAGGCGCGCAGGTTCTTCGCGTTGCTCACGCAGAAGTTCAAGGACTACAACACCTCCGAGTGGGATTCGGCCGATTTCAGGAGGCTCGAGAGCGAGATACGGGCCATGGTGGAAGAGAAGACGACGGGCAGGGACGAGGAGGCGGAATACATCCTTTCCAGAAAGGTGGAGAGCCATGCGTAA
- a CDS encoding DUF2764 family protein, which yields MKGRDVARYYYFCASLPLLQFEGEPPFSETQFLVLAAQHLTPEDRAVLLAALDEREETDHPLVLRIREWMKGVHNNLALLRGQRLGVNGLSWTRGMVDGYYAERVKSVFQHESPTGKQDAYDRMVWEFLEECGTGHAFDLESLIVYALKLRLLAARAERTEERGSDIFDRVFQHLRTQDIVEKLPFGERQ from the coding sequence ATGAAGGGGCGAGACGTGGCACGATACTACTATTTCTGCGCCTCCCTCCCCCTCCTCCAGTTCGAAGGTGAGCCCCCTTTTTCGGAGACCCAGTTCCTCGTCCTCGCCGCTCAGCACCTCACACCCGAGGACCGTGCGGTCCTGCTCGCCGCTCTCGACGAAAGGGAGGAGACGGACCACCCTCTCGTCCTCAGGATCAGGGAATGGATGAAGGGGGTGCACAACAACCTCGCCCTCCTTCGTGGGCAGAGGCTCGGGGTGAACGGCCTTTCCTGGACACGAGGCATGGTCGACGGGTACTACGCCGAACGGGTGAAATCCGTCTTCCAGCACGAAAGTCCCACGGGTAAGCAGGACGCGTACGACAGGATGGTCTGGGAGTTCCTCGAGGAGTGCGGGACAGGGCATGCCTTCGATCTCGAGAGTCTCATTGTATACGCTCTCAAACTCCGGCTTCTTGCGGCTCGAGCAGAGAGGACCGAGGAGCGGGGGAGCGACATCTTCGACAGGGTCTTCCAGCACCTGAGGACCCAGGACATAGTGGAAAAACTACCCTTTGGAGAGAGACAATGA
- a CDS encoding ATP synthase subunit E yields the protein MESVIQELIESLKRDGVEAGEKRAQEIVRSAEIKAEQIIEKAKEQARSMREEAERAAAQFRQSAEEAIRQAGRDVILSVQRELERLFSHVLEEMAKESYSGKALEEAVVAVVNSWDKDTVGDVVLQLPEDVEEQVLSSLKRRVAEKVAAGLEIRPVKGLDRGFRIQLKDGSAYYDFTAEGIAEVLAAYLNPKVASLLKEAVK from the coding sequence ATGGAATCAGTGATTCAGGAGCTCATCGAATCGCTCAAAAGGGACGGTGTGGAGGCCGGAGAGAAGAGGGCCCAGGAGATCGTCCGGAGCGCCGAGATAAAGGCCGAGCAGATCATAGAGAAGGCGAAAGAACAGGCGAGGTCCATGAGGGAAGAGGCGGAGCGGGCCGCGGCTCAGTTCCGACAGAGCGCGGAGGAGGCCATCCGCCAGGCGGGAAGGGACGTCATCCTCTCCGTGCAGCGCGAACTCGAACGCCTCTTCTCTCATGTACTGGAAGAGATGGCGAAGGAGTCCTATTCCGGTAAGGCCCTCGAAGAGGCCGTCGTGGCCGTGGTGAACAGTTGGGACAAGGATACGGTGGGCGATGTGGTCCTTCAGCTCCCCGAGGACGTGGAGGAGCAGGTCCTCTCCTCGCTCAAGCGTCGTGTCGCCGAGAAGGTGGCCGCCGGTCTCGAGATACGGCCGGTGAAAGGTCTCGACAGGGGGTTCCGCATCCAGCTCAAGGACGGGTCGGCCTACTATGACTTCACCGCAGAGGGGATCGCCGAGGTCCTTGCCGCGTATCTCAATCCCAAGGTGGCTTCCCTCCTCAAAGAAGCGGTGAAATGA
- a CDS encoding adenylate/guanylate cyclase domain-containing protein yields the protein MKGIVPITRKVTLLISGSLIVGIGLIVGIFTTNIVNLIRETTAESLVTQSELLYNAIENFMMPGEAPLAVNYFMDISEDQPGTRIRLFRSDGTPAFSDTTTLLQVNTRLGGQRFSPSSPRAFVGVPPLSGDLLARIGSPYPHPVQVQDEEGGRAYLTVYSPLINLPKCTVCHGEDHTVRGIVEIQDDITSSVQTQRANVIFAGSAFLTIVIILGWALTFFLRRSVLEPVKKIGEVCAAVTNGNFHVRVDLRPRDEIGLLGETVNTMVKGLYERFELSKFVSRSTIRAVQDASEEGIRTTMVLLFSDVRGFTSFADREDPARVVHALNELLSLQTSIIHAHEGDIDKYVGDEVFAFFQGSDAPVRAARAALDIQRVIEERKDQVAGLSVGIGIHSGEVILGKIGSADRADFTVIGDSVNLASRLCDVAPPGKVVISDAFHQLLVEEAVVEGPYRLSVKGKEEDQKVYMLVGLRGGDDAET from the coding sequence ATGAAAGGCATCGTTCCCATCACCAGGAAGGTGACCCTCCTCATATCGGGATCGCTCATCGTGGGAATCGGGCTCATCGTAGGGATCTTCACCACCAACATCGTGAACCTCATACGCGAGACCACGGCCGAGAGCCTTGTGACACAGAGCGAACTCCTCTACAACGCCATAGAGAACTTCATGATGCCGGGGGAGGCGCCCCTCGCGGTGAACTACTTCATGGACATTTCGGAGGACCAGCCGGGCACGAGAATCCGCCTCTTCCGGTCCGACGGCACCCCGGCCTTCAGTGACACCACCACCCTTCTTCAGGTGAACACGCGTCTGGGCGGCCAGCGGTTCTCACCTTCGAGCCCACGGGCGTTCGTGGGAGTGCCCCCTCTCTCCGGCGATCTCCTCGCCCGCATCGGTTCGCCCTACCCCCATCCCGTTCAGGTGCAGGACGAGGAGGGGGGCCGGGCATACCTCACGGTCTACTCCCCTCTCATCAACCTCCCCAAGTGTACGGTCTGCCACGGAGAAGACCACACCGTCCGTGGGATCGTCGAGATACAGGACGACATCACTTCCTCGGTGCAGACGCAGCGGGCGAACGTGATCTTCGCAGGGAGCGCCTTCCTCACCATCGTGATCATCCTGGGGTGGGCCCTTACCTTCTTCCTCAGGCGATCGGTCCTCGAGCCGGTGAAGAAGATCGGCGAGGTGTGCGCCGCCGTCACCAACGGGAACTTCCACGTTCGGGTGGATCTTCGCCCACGGGACGAGATCGGGCTCCTCGGGGAGACGGTGAACACCATGGTAAAGGGCCTCTACGAACGCTTCGAGCTCTCGAAGTTCGTCTCCAGGAGTACCATACGGGCGGTACAGGACGCGAGCGAGGAAGGGATCCGCACCACGATGGTGCTCCTCTTCTCCGACGTGCGGGGATTCACCTCGTTCGCCGACAGGGAGGATCCCGCCCGGGTGGTGCATGCGCTCAACGAACTCCTGTCCCTCCAGACATCGATCATCCATGCCCACGAGGGCGACATCGACAAGTACGTGGGCGACGAGGTCTTCGCCTTCTTCCAGGGATCCGATGCCCCGGTGCGGGCGGCCCGCGCCGCCCTCGACATCCAGCGCGTGATCGAGGAGAGGAAGGATCAGGTGGCGGGCCTTTCGGTGGGGATAGGGATCCACTCCGGGGAGGTGATACTGGGGAAGATAGGGAGCGCCGACAGGGCCGATTTCACGGTGATAGGCGACAGCGTGAACCTGGCATCGAGGCTCTGCGATGTGGCGCCTCCGGGCAAGGTGGTGATCTCCGATGCCTTCCACCAACTCCTTGTCGAGGAAGCCGTAGTGGAAGGCCCCTACCGTCTCTCGGTGAAGGGCAAGGAGGAAGATCAGAAGGTGTACATGCTCGTAGGCCTGAGAGGAGGAGACGATGCAGAGACGTGA
- a CDS encoding cytochrome P460 family protein, whose amino-acid sequence MQRREMSLTGVFAAVLLVLSVITGCGKGAPAYRVTEGYRSWKRTTTVELDYPIPGHGTAYRRIYISPEGENPQRGIDGSYVYPEGTMVVKEVYRQRPTSPEQEPDMFTVMIKVPHDPRSRGGWVWLVQSGEEVMVIPDAFCESCHENANEPHPYGDGNPRGVFRDYLFFPYPPPQGNGGPDQ is encoded by the coding sequence ATGCAGAGACGTGAGATGTCCCTCACGGGCGTGTTCGCAGCCGTACTTCTCGTTCTCTCGGTGATCACGGGATGCGGAAAGGGTGCGCCCGCCTATCGGGTAACGGAGGGGTATCGCTCGTGGAAACGAACCACCACGGTGGAACTCGACTACCCCATTCCCGGACACGGGACCGCCTATCGGAGGATCTACATAAGTCCGGAGGGGGAGAACCCTCAACGGGGGATCGACGGTTCGTACGTGTACCCTGAGGGGACCATGGTGGTGAAGGAGGTCTACCGGCAGCGGCCCACCAGTCCGGAGCAGGAGCCGGACATGTTCACCGTGATGATAAAGGTTCCCCACGATCCGAGGAGCCGCGGAGGATGGGTATGGCTCGTGCAATCGGGCGAAGAGGTGATGGTGATACCCGATGCCTTTTGCGAGAGCTGCCACGAGAATGCAAACGAACCGCATCCCTACGGGGACGGTAATCCCAGAGGAGTCTTCCGTGACTACCTGTTTTTCCCCTACCCACCACCTCAAGGGAATGGGGGGCCAGATCAGTAG
- a CDS encoding cytochrome c biogenesis protein, which translates to MTRILMIAGWGVLLASMVAVGLGRLRGKAGRVGRWGAGFSLSLLLLAWGYESVRTGLPAFLSLFHLLLFLSMGLIAAWLLLRSSEPLLLFLGWALASLALSPMAPPPSSARPILLSAWLVLHVVTTAVGEVLLFVGAVLSLRRSSSDTTASTMEGLLRAGYGLFTLGALVFGAVWAFFAWGRFWGWDPKETWSLIVWLWYTAYLHLPASLRRRTPFRLMPLVGALLLLFTLVGVPFLFRGLHSY; encoded by the coding sequence ATGACACGTATACTGATGATCGCGGGGTGGGGGGTGCTCCTCGCCTCGATGGTGGCCGTGGGCCTCGGCCGCCTTCGGGGGAAGGCGGGGAGGGTGGGGCGCTGGGGCGCGGGCTTCTCCCTCTCCCTCCTCCTCCTCGCCTGGGGCTATGAATCCGTGCGTACGGGCCTACCCGCCTTCCTCTCCCTCTTCCACCTCCTCCTCTTCCTCTCTATGGGGCTCATTGCCGCCTGGCTCCTCCTCCGTAGTTCTGAACCACTTCTCCTCTTCCTCGGGTGGGCCCTCGCCTCCCTCGCCCTCTCCCCCATGGCCCCTCCTCCTTCTTCCGCTCGGCCCATCCTCCTCTCCGCGTGGTTGGTCCTCCATGTAGTCACCACTGCGGTGGGCGAGGTACTCCTTTTTGTGGGCGCAGTCCTCTCGCTCCGGCGCTCCTCCTCAGACACCACGGCATCGACTATGGAGGGACTTCTCCGAGCGGGCTATGGCCTCTTCACTCTCGGGGCGCTCGTCTTCGGCGCGGTATGGGCTTTCTTCGCCTGGGGACGCTTCTGGGGGTGGGATCCAAAGGAGACCTGGTCGCTCATCGTCTGGCTCTGGTACACCGCCTACCTCCACCTCCCGGCCTCGCTCCGCCGACGCACCCCCTTTCGCCTCATGCCCCTGGTGGGTGCCCTCCTGCTCCTCTTCACCCTCGTGGGCGTGCCTTTCCTCTTCAGAGGTCTGCACTCCTACTGA
- the bioB gene encoding biotin synthase BioB gives MERLFRAIGDHVEAGESLPDEYALRVLEVPASRLPELFVHTNRLRLARFGHRVHLCSIMNARSGACTEDCAFCAQSAHHRTEVEVYPLRRAGVIQEQYREAARRLPVRHFGVVTSGERLSDEELEEVAEALSVKEGVRWCASLGALSKAALLRLKEAGLTRFHHNLETAPSFFPRICSTHSFEERLATVRAAKAVGLEVCSGGIFGMGESPEERVAFARILYEERVDSVPLNFLIPVPGTRLGGMKAMEPVEILRCIAMVRLVHPAAELKVCAGRLLLGDLQSMIFYAGATGMMVGDLLTVAGREVEKDLRMLEALGCEVVREVGGERVGGMR, from the coding sequence ATGGAACGACTCTTCAGGGCGATAGGTGACCATGTGGAGGCGGGTGAGAGCCTGCCCGACGAGTATGCCCTTAGGGTGCTGGAGGTGCCGGCCTCGCGGCTTCCCGAGCTCTTCGTGCACACCAATCGACTGAGGCTCGCACGTTTCGGCCACAGGGTGCACCTCTGTTCCATCATGAACGCGCGGAGCGGGGCCTGCACCGAGGACTGTGCCTTCTGTGCTCAGTCGGCCCACCACCGCACGGAGGTGGAGGTGTATCCCCTCAGGCGTGCGGGGGTGATTCAGGAACAGTATCGGGAGGCGGCACGACGGCTTCCCGTACGGCACTTCGGGGTGGTGACGAGCGGGGAGCGCCTCTCGGACGAGGAGCTCGAAGAGGTGGCAGAGGCCCTCTCGGTGAAGGAAGGGGTGCGCTGGTGTGCCTCGCTCGGGGCCCTGTCGAAGGCGGCGCTCCTCAGGCTGAAGGAGGCGGGGCTCACACGGTTCCACCACAATCTCGAGACCGCTCCCTCGTTCTTTCCCAGGATCTGTTCGACGCACTCGTTCGAGGAGCGTCTTGCCACGGTACGGGCGGCGAAGGCGGTGGGATTGGAGGTGTGCAGTGGGGGGATCTTCGGGATGGGGGAGTCGCCCGAGGAGCGGGTAGCCTTTGCCCGCATCCTCTACGAAGAGCGGGTCGATTCGGTACCGCTCAACTTTCTCATCCCCGTTCCGGGGACAAGGCTCGGCGGGATGAAGGCCATGGAGCCGGTGGAGATCCTGCGCTGCATCGCGATGGTGCGCCTCGTCCATCCTGCGGCTGAGCTCAAGGTGTGTGCGGGCCGGCTCCTCCTGGGGGATCTGCAGTCCATGATCTTCTACGCCGGGGCGACGGGGATGATGGTGGGTGATCTGCTCACCGTGGCCGGGCGGGAGGTGGAGAAGGACCTGAGGATGCTCGAGGCATTGGGGTGTGAGGTCGTGAGAGAGGTGGGGGGAGAAAGAGTCGGAGGGATGAGGTGA
- the miaA gene encoding tRNA (adenosine(37)-N6)-dimethylallyltransferase MiaA, producing MKRPRIPVVVLLGPTGVGKTDLLADLLPGAIEVVSADAFQVYRGMDIGTAKPSPELRKRVSHHLIDIRDPHEQYTVGDFVKEADAVIPEIVRRGKLPVVSGGTAYYLRHFLFGLPATPPVDEEARSRVAAFMEEAGIERAYERLKEVDPLSASRISPQDGYRISRALEVWEQTGRPLSSFPMMQGPRQEYDVLLVGLSRAREELRERIERRVWRMFEEGLADEVARLRARGYTAETPGMRAIGYREFFDHEGAPLEEIAAAIVLHTRQFAKRQLTFFRSFPGVHWFSAGEPEELSRLVHLVEKFSSIRMG from the coding sequence ATGAAGAGGCCCCGTATCCCCGTGGTGGTCCTTCTGGGCCCCACGGGGGTGGGAAAGACCGACCTTCTGGCAGATCTCCTTCCCGGTGCCATAGAGGTGGTGAGCGCCGATGCCTTTCAGGTGTATCGGGGCATGGACATCGGCACCGCCAAGCCCTCTCCCGAGCTCAGGAAACGCGTATCCCACCATCTCATCGATATCCGTGATCCACACGAACAGTACACTGTGGGCGATTTCGTGAAGGAAGCCGATGCGGTCATCCCGGAAATCGTTCGTCGAGGGAAGCTCCCCGTGGTGAGCGGAGGCACTGCCTACTACCTCCGCCACTTCCTCTTCGGCCTGCCTGCCACCCCGCCGGTGGACGAGGAGGCGAGGAGCCGCGTCGCTGCGTTCATGGAAGAGGCAGGCATCGAGCGCGCCTACGAACGCCTCAAAGAGGTCGACCCTCTCTCCGCCTCCCGCATCTCACCTCAGGATGGGTATCGCATCTCCCGCGCTCTTGAGGTGTGGGAGCAGACCGGCCGTCCTCTCTCCAGCTTTCCGATGATGCAGGGACCTCGGCAGGAGTACGACGTGCTCCTCGTGGGGCTCTCCCGTGCGCGCGAAGAGCTCCGGGAGCGGATCGAGCGACGTGTGTGGCGGATGTTCGAAGAGGGCCTTGCCGACGAGGTGGCCCGTCTCCGTGCCCGAGGCTACACCGCAGAGACTCCTGGCATGCGCGCCATAGGATATCGAGAGTTCTTCGACCATGAAGGTGCACCCCTCGAGGAGATCGCCGCCGCCATCGTGCTCCATACCCGCCAGTTCGCCAAACGACAGCTCACCTTCTTCCGGTCTTTTCCCGGAGTGCACTGGTTCTCTGCAGGTGAGCCCGAAGAGCTCTCCCGGCTCGTCCACCTGGTGGAAAAATTCTCCTCGATCCGGATGGGGTGA
- a CDS encoding DNA-directed RNA polymerase subunit omega, whose protein sequence is MILPLEELINFDGNVYELTVAVVKRADQLAKLKDKEVQEAKFKIVSLALRQVLTHKVQYQLEDLSA, encoded by the coding sequence ATGATACTCCCTCTCGAAGAACTCATCAATTTTGATGGTAATGTGTACGAACTCACGGTGGCGGTGGTAAAGCGCGCAGATCAGCTCGCCAAGCTGAAAGACAAGGAAGTACAGGAAGCAAAGTTCAAGATCGTGTCCCTTGCCCTCAGGCAGGTGCTCACCCACAAGGTGCAATACCAGCTCGAAGACCTCTCTGCATGA
- the cmk gene encoding (d)CMP kinase — MIVAISGKSGCGNSTVSRMVAERLGLRWINYTFRNISQEQGVPFEQILKEAQESPRWDLYLDERQKNLLQEGTCVLGSRLAIWLAPPEAFKVYLYAPLEVRARRIQKREGGRFEEILEETRERDRRDAGRYLALYGIDIDRYEEVADLVIDTTELTPEEITERIVAGVQKGA, encoded by the coding sequence ATGATCGTTGCCATCTCCGGAAAGAGCGGATGCGGAAACTCCACCGTGAGCCGCATGGTGGCCGAACGCCTCGGCCTCCGTTGGATCAACTACACCTTCCGTAACATCTCACAGGAACAGGGCGTGCCCTTCGAGCAGATCCTCAAAGAGGCCCAGGAGAGCCCCAGGTGGGACCTCTACCTCGACGAACGCCAGAAGAACCTCCTCCAAGAGGGAACCTGTGTGTTGGGTTCCCGTCTCGCCATCTGGCTCGCCCCACCGGAGGCTTTCAAGGTGTACCTCTACGCCCCACTCGAGGTGCGAGCCCGGCGCATCCAGAAGCGAGAAGGCGGCAGGTTCGAAGAGATACTCGAGGAGACCCGGGAACGTGACAGAAGGGACGCCGGACGCTACCTCGCCCTCTACGGCATCGACATAGACCGGTACGAAGAGGTCGCCGACCTGGTGATCGACACCACCGAACTCACCCCGGAGGAGATCACGGAGCGGATCGTCGCTGGTGTACAGAAAGGGGCTTAG
- a CDS encoding YicC/YloC family endoribonuclease encodes MRSMTGYAYREHTTDEWNLSIELKGYNNRFLELYVNIPSYVSPLEPRIRERLTAEISRGKVECYLRMREYREQVEIHLDEAAVDAYVEALNRLKKRAKVKGSIRLEHLLGLNGLIKVEKLQDPERYWQAVSPLLDAAIADFKATREREGQKTKEHIEQLLREIEEAFQVVKAHAGEMEAYLKAQLEQRMRELVGEGIDEQRLLTELAVLLTRFSIDEEIVRLDAHLSHFRELFDTQGPVGKKMDFLCQEMHREVNTIGSKTPLVVISQAVVRMKDAVENIREQVRNIE; translated from the coding sequence ATGCGAAGCATGACAGGCTACGCCTACCGCGAACACACCACGGACGAGTGGAACCTGTCTATAGAGCTCAAAGGCTACAACAACCGATTTCTCGAACTCTACGTGAACATCCCCTCATACGTGAGCCCCCTTGAACCCCGCATCAGGGAACGCCTCACCGCAGAGATCTCCCGGGGCAAAGTAGAGTGCTACCTGAGGATGCGTGAGTACCGGGAACAGGTGGAGATCCACCTCGACGAAGCCGCGGTGGACGCCTATGTGGAGGCCCTCAACCGGCTCAAGAAGCGCGCCAAGGTAAAAGGATCCATCCGCCTCGAACACCTTCTCGGCCTCAACGGCCTCATCAAAGTGGAGAAGCTCCAGGACCCGGAGCGTTACTGGCAGGCCGTTTCCCCACTTCTGGACGCCGCTATTGCCGACTTCAAAGCCACCCGCGAACGCGAAGGCCAGAAGACCAAAGAGCACATCGAGCAACTCCTCAGAGAGATCGAAGAAGCCTTTCAGGTGGTGAAGGCACACGCCGGAGAGATGGAAGCCTATCTCAAGGCTCAGCTGGAGCAACGGATGAGAGAACTCGTCGGTGAAGGAATAGATGAGCAGCGCCTTCTCACCGAGCTCGCCGTCCTCCTCACGCGCTTCTCTATTGATGAAGAGATCGTGCGCCTCGACGCCCACCTCTCACACTTCAGAGAGCTCTTTGACACCCAGGGCCCTGTGGGAAAGAAGATGGACTTCCTTTGTCAGGAGATGCACAGGGAGGTGAACACCATAGGTTCCAAGACTCCCCTCGTGGTGATAAGCCAAGCGGTGGTCCGCATGAAGGACGCCGTCGAAAACATCCGCGAGCAGGTTCGAAACATAGAGTGA